The sequence GAAAAAAGTGAAGAGACCAAAGGAAGGTGAAGGCCAGGGAAGGAAGTTGGACAGCATGGGAATGCAGGGTTTTGAAGGGGAAGGGGATAGAAAGGAAGGAGGAAATGAAGCAAACAATGCAGCATTGGCGGGCTCCCGTGAGGAGTACCGCCGGGAACAATGAGTATCATTTGTTGGAACTGTCGAGGTGCGGGCAAAGCCTCGACAGTTCGTGAACTTCGCGAGATCGTGAAGAATTTTTCCCCTACCTTACTTTGTATTCTACAAACTCAAATCGACAAAGTTAGGGTAGAAAGTCTAGCTACTTCAATAGGTTTTGATAAAGGTTATGCTGTAAGCAGTGTTGGAAGAAGCAGAGGCATCGGTTTGTTTTGGaataatacaataaatattgatattGCTGGCTATTCTGACTATCATTTGGATTGCGAGGTGCGTGACCCGGGTTTTGACCCGTGGAGGCTATCTTTGGTGTATGGTGAGGCTCAAACTCACTTGAGACATCAGACTTGGGACACTATGAGAAACATAGGAAGTTTGAGCACTCTCCCATGGCTCTGTATTGGAGATTTCAATGAGGTTTTACGTCTAGAAGAACATGAGGGGGTTGGAGAGAGGAATAATGCTCAGATTCAAGATTTTAGGGATATGGTTGATACTTGCATGTTGGTGGACATTGGCTATAAAGGAAGATTCTGGACTTTTGAGAAGAAGGTGTCGGGTGGTTCTTTCACAAGAGTAAGGTTAGACAGGGCGCTTGGGTCGACTAATTGGTGTGCTCTATTCCCATCGGCATATCTTAACCACCTAACAGCAGCGACATCGGACCATGGCCCGATCCAGTTAGAGCTCCACCCGGCCGCGAAGTGGGATAAGGTACGGGACAAAAAATTTCGCTATGAAGTTGCCTGGGAGACCCATGAGGACTTGAAGAGCACTATTGCTACTTCCTGGGCGGCATCTTTGGATGGGGAAAGAGTGGAGGATCTAAAACTCAAGCTAGCCGATCTTTCAAATGATTTGAGGAGATGGGACAGATGGACCTTCAGGTCAGTTCGCAGGGAGATCAAGGAGTTAAAACAGAAGCTTGAGCAGTTGCGCAATGCACAGGGGCGTTCGGGCCCAAgccacaaggagaagaaggtgAATGAGAGGTTGGTGGAACTATACCATAGAGAGGAATTATTATGGAGACATCGATCAAGGATAGAGTGGCTTTCGGCGGGAGATAAGAACACGAATTTTTTTTCATATGAGAGCGAGCATGAGGAGAAAAAAGAACATGATAAAGGCCCTGATGAGTTCACTAGGGGTACAAGTGGATGATCCGGAGGAATTAAAGGAGATGATCACGCTTTTTTTACAAGAATCTGTACACAACAAAGGGGGTGACGGACATGGAGGCTGTCCTTTGCCATGTTCCAAGGAAGGTTACCCCGGAGATGAATGACATTCTTTGTGAAGATTATTCGGATGAGGAGGTCAAATCCGCTCTTTTTCAGATGTTTCCCACGAAATCCCCGGGTCCGGATGGCTTTCCAGCTCACTTTTATCAACGCCATTGGGATGTGTGTAGAGCAGAAGTTGCAAAGGCTGTTCTCCGGATAGTAAGAGCGGAGGAAGATGCAGAGTGTATCAATGATACTTTCTTGGTTCTTATACCAAAGGTAATGAGCCCAACCTTGTTAACTCAGTTCAGGCCTATAAGTTTGCGCAATGTATTGTATAAAATTGCTTCGAAGGTGATTGCAAACAGGCTGAAGCAAATACTGCCAGAGATCATCTCAGAGGAACAATCGGTGTTTGTGCCTGGCAGATTGATAAGTGATAATATAATCATGGCATATGAATGTCTGCATTTTATGAAGGGGAGTAAATCCAAGAAGAATAGCCAATGTGCCCTTAAattggatatgatgaaagcctatgacagGATGGAGTGGGATTATCTCCAAGCAATGATGGAGAGACTCGGTTTTGCTCAACAGTGGATTAATGTGGTAATGAATATGATCAAGTCAGTTTCTTTTTTGGTCATGTTTAATGGAGAAAAGTTGGAGGAGTTCAAACCTAGCAGAGGTATTCAACAGGGAGATCCTATTTCCCCTTATCTCTTTTTGAtagcagcggagggcctttcgtgcctactGAAATCAGTTCCTCAGTCGTCAGCTTTCACGGGAGTCCAGGTGGCACCGACAGCTCCGGTTGTTAACCACTTGCTTTTCGCTGATGATAGCGTGTTGCTGTTCAAGGCGAGTACAGAAGGGGCAGAAGTGGTGTCAAACCTGTTGGACACATACTGCAATGCATCGGGGCAACGAGTGAATAATGAGAAGTCATGAATTTTCTTTAGCAAAGGTTGTCCACAGGTGACACGGGACGGGATCAAAAACACTTTGCAGGTTTATGACGAGCAGCTTACTGATCGGTATCTAGGGATGCCAACGGATGTTGGGCAGGCAAAGAATGGTACTTTCAAGTATCTAAAGGACAGGGTGTGGGAGAAAATTAAAGGATGGATGGAGAAACTTTTTTCATATGCGAGGAAGGAGGTGTTAATCAAGGTAGTGGCTCAGGCTATACTCGTATATTCTATGTCATGTTTCAGGCTCCCTAGAGGTATTTGTGAAAGTATCACATCGCCGATCAGGCAATTCTGGTGGGGAAGTAAAAGAGGGAAAAGGAAACCATGCTGGATATCTTGGGATGTATGCACTAAACCAAAGTATTTGGgaggacttggctttcgagatatTGATCTCTTTAACCTCTCTTTACTGGCTAGACAAGCTTGGCGGATTATACACACTCCCTCTACATTAAGTGCCAGGATTTTGCAAGCCAAGTATTACCCTGCCTCGTCCTTTCTTGAGGCCGAGCTAGGCAGCAGGCCCTCGCAAATATGGATATCTATCATAGAAGGGAGAGGAGCTCTAGTGCACGGTTTGATTCGGAGGATCGGAACAGGAGAGGAGACACGAATCTGGGACCAAAACTGGCTCCCCCGATCGGGCCTAATGAGACCAATAGCGTGTTTGGTGGTGGATAGACCAGCACGTGTTGCTGAACTTATTGACCCAACCTCGGCTAAGTGGAAGGAGGACAAGGTTCGTGCGACTTTTCTGCCGGTTGATGCAAATGTGATACTCAAAATCCCGTTGTGTACTAGAAGAGTCGATGATTTTTGGGCTTGGGGAGAGGACGAACGAGGCGTTTTTTCAGTAAGGTCAGTCTACAAACTTTTGTTGAAAATGAAACTGCAAGGTGAAGCATTACTGCAACCGGTCGGCGGACACTCAAAcgaggcagaagaagaagaagcttggACGTCCCTGTGGCACATTAAGGTTCCATCTGAAATCAAGGTATTCTTATGGAGACTATGCCATGAAACAATTCTAACAGCCGGGGTGCTACACCACCGGAATATGTCTACTACGACGGTGTGCGCTTTTTGTTCTGCGCAAGATGACTGGAAGCATGCACTAGTAGATTGCGTGATGGCCAGGAGTGTATGGTCACTTTGTTCGGAGGAGACAGTGGAGACCATGCTGGGTAATCTTTCTTTGGATGCAAAAAACTGGATTTTCACATTGCATGAATCATTGCCGCAGGGGGATTTCATATGGATGGTAGTGACACTTTGGGCAGTCTAGCGAGCAAGAAGGAGAGCTATACATGAAGAGATCTTTGATAGTCCATTTACTACAAACTCTTTCATACTCTTCTTTTTAGGGACTTGGAGATGATCGATAGAGGAGCTGGCAGTGTTACGAAGCGAGCTAGCTTGGGGCAGCACACTTGGATGCCTCCGCCAGAGGGTCATGCAAAGATGAATGTGGATGCGGTAGTGTCCATGCAAGGGGATTTTGGTGCCGTGGGAGCAGTGTGCCGTGACCACAGGGGAAGTTTCTTGGGTGCTTTGATCTTAAAACTGGAGTTCATCACAGATGTGAGCACACTAGAGGCAATAGCAGTAAGGGAAGGCCAATCTCTGGCTGAGGATCTATATGAGAACTCCATTCAAATCGCTACAGATTGCAAGAGGGTGGTTGAAGATGTCCAGAAGAACTCGGCGGCTGGCTATCGAGCTATTGTGCATGAAATAATACTTTGTGCAAACACTTTCTCTTCATATAAAGTAGTTCATGAGTTCAGGAGctcgaatttcgaggctcacaatctcgcTAGATATGCTTTGTCTTTAAATTTTGGTCGTCATGTATGGCTAGGACAACCAGGAGACCTTGATTTTCTTCATGTAAACATTATGGGCGATGAATAAAGCATAcgagattgtctcaaaaaaaaacatACATACTCCTACAACGGTACTATCTTAGCTTAGCAAAATGGTAGGTTAAACTGCTCATTTGGAAGAGATGTAAACGAAAAGGAATGTTTGCATTACCTTAGTTAAGATATAGTACTACTTTCTTAGTAGAAAAATATCTTTTCTCTCGGTTAATAAATTCGATCCCGGGTTCATCTACACCCGGAGAAGAGTAACTTTAAAAAAAGTACTAAATCATTTTAAAAAATCTGAATTTTCTTAGATTGAAGATATTCCAATGCGTGATGTCTTTGCCAAATTGCAGCTTGTTCGGACATCTAAGCAGCTCAATGCAAAAAAGACGAAATCGATCAAAACAGTAAGTGAACACTAAGCTTTCTTACAACCCTAaaatttgttgttgttttttttgctaaGAGCTACTGAAATGTACAAACTCCACGAGATTTGGCACAAACTTCACGCGCATGAGCATCTAGCatcacaaaaaaatgtttttaaattcttttttcTATTTTAAACAAATTTACTGTTCACCTCGGGTGCACACCCGAGAGCCAAAACGCCGTGCCTTGGTGATGAACAGACATTGAGGATTGTAAAGATTTTTTTACTTCATGACGGAAGAACTGTGATAATTATTGTCTACATGATTCATTAGTTGCGAGAAACACTGTTTCATTCTTTGTAAGACTTTTATTTTGCTCTTGCCTATATTTACTTGAAATTTTTGAATTAGACGAGTGCTCGGTTTCAAAACCCCGCGCCTCGGTGTTGTACAAGGGGAAAACGTGGTACCACACAGCTGCTTTAAGCTTGGGTCTAATTGCCAGATGGATGATGAGCTCTCAGCTATCTCAAGTTGAGTTAGACGAGGCGGACCAACATGTGGCTGGATGGTTATGAGGACAGTGGTATTCTCagtccaccagggttcaagtcctggtgctcgcatttatcttagatttatttcaggatttttagcGATGCGcgttcagtgagaggagacgttctCATTGACTGCGAAacgcctacgatgacttcgtaaaatctcaagacgATATGTCagctcgaaggtgctcataggatgcgtgtatgcgttcataagggtaagtgtatgcgcgtatgtacgAGCGCTTGCTTCTGTATTGTGTTTGAAAAAGGTTGAGTTAGGTAAGTATATGAAATTGAATTTTATAGATATTATTAAAAAGAAAAATAAGTAGTTTGTTTTTtgagaaacagaaaaagaaaaaactagcGATCCTGGTCCGACTCAAAATGGACCTCCCGTCCCCATCGTGGTCCGGCCCGTAGACGAACCCCGTAGAAATTATAAATTGATAACAATCCTGCAGATGTACCGAAGCTCCTCCCCACAGACGACAAACCCAAACCCGGCGACCACCATGGCATCAGCACCGCCACCGcagcgccgccgcgcctcgccgctgGCGATCCCGGACGAGCTCGTCGaagagatcctcctccgcctcccgcccgaCGACCCGGCCTGCCTCCTCCGCCTCAAACTGTGGACAAGGAAGGCGACCACTGATGCACCATGGGTAGTGAACTGCATCTTCTGCTTGGAGAATTTGCTTCCAGCTAGCGATCTCTTGGTCCCGGGTATAAATTATAGAGTGACCGTGCTGGGCTTTACTGAGGAAGCACAAGTCATTTTCGTTGACACGATCGATAGCCTCTTCACAATCGATCTGCAATTAGGGTTGGTGACGGAGGTGCCGGATGATCGTGGCTTCTGCAATCTGATTCCAGTTGTCGGCTTCTACACTCCTGTGCCCCGACGCGAGAACCAGAATCTGCTGGCGTTGAAACCTTATGAGGAGGCAAGTGGTGAGGGGGGAGAAAACAGTAGTTCAGACACATCGGCTGTTTGACAAATAGAGTAATTAACAAAGTAGCTACTTGTATACCAATCAATGCTCTGAAAAGACTGCCATTGTTTCGCCCTTTGCTTTGAAGCAACAGGCTTTGCATTAGTCTTGGAGGGTTGTGTAAACAATTTTGCATGTTGTTGTGCATGTGTGAATGTTGCTTTTTATGTGAAATTCATATGTATAAATGTATTACATCTTGTCTCAGTCCTTTCTGCTAGCATACATGCCTTTTGGAGGAGTTAAGCTTTCCATATATATCTGACATACTAACATCTCAATCTGTTGTGTGCTGCTTAGTGCTACTCTGATGGTCAGTCATCAGTGCCGTGAGTAGGATCCTTTTTTTCTCCGCAGTCGGGAAACACTTCTTTTCATGGTATTGTAGTTTAGATTCCAGATCAAACATTGACAAGAAGAAGTGAAGTAGTGAATGATGTTGAAGACTTGTTCTGAAGACAGCGTCGCAACTAGGACTTGAGAAACTATTTGTAACTGCTAAACCTGATAGTTGTACGATGGTGCCTTAGCACTGGAACGGTTCAGAGTCTCTTTGTTGTTCTATACAACAATGTTTCTATTATGTGAAGAACATTTCATCTTCAAAAAATGGGATAAACATCGTAGGCATATCTCATCAGTTGCAAGAAAACAGTACTTTTTCCCCTCTCTGTATGAATCTGTTTTTCCTACTCTTGCCAGCAGTTTTCTGTTCGTGCTTGGTTTAACTATATACTAGTAGTAGCATGCATAGCTAATTCGAAGAGGCTGGCCATTCGAGACAGGTAGTGTTTATCTTCCAAATCAACATTTCTACTGTAGTTTGCACATCTCTTCTGGAACATAACAATATAGTTTTGCTGAAAACTGCTGAGCTGCAGTGTCTTCAATCAGAAAACTACAGCGACATACACGGGTAGTTTGGAATTGGGTATGGGTTTAAGACAGTGATCATCATTTTTTTTTCTCTTGAAAAAACAATTTCAAAATTTTCTGAAACGAGGCAAAAACATTTAGGGCTTGCTTGAGACTCTTCCTTCCCTCTAAATCAGGCCGTTGATGAGTAGGATGAACCTATTGTGCTGCAAGCACTTTGGCTTTTTTTGTGGGTCCTGTTTCTCTCAATAAGTTAACTTTATTAAGTGGACAGTTCGTCTTCTATTTTTTAGCTGAATTATTTCTTCTGCTTTTTTTGACAGGTAAATTATATCTTCTGTacttaattactccctccgtcccataatataagacattttttagcACTAGACTAATGTcggaaaacgtcttatattaagggacagagggagtagaaggtTGACCTCCACCAGGATGCTCCAAAAAAAACGCGATGAGGCACCGAGATAGATTCATGACTACGCTATATTTCCTATGTCCGACAAAAAACACATAACAAATTACAAGAGCCGAGATTGCATTACTTCTTCTGTCATCTTTCAGAGAAAATGTTCTTCTAATTGCTGGATGGGAAGCTCTACTGCCTCAAGAGGAAAAAGTTTAGATACAGAGCCTGCCTGCCACACTCTAAAGCTCGTCCTTCTTgtcggaagaagaagaagcatcCTTGCTAATTTCCTCATCGCCGGAGGCATCCTTGTTCTCCTCATCGCTGGCGCCGGCAGCTTTGCCCTCATCCTCCTGCTACAGGTAAGAGAATGTAGTTTTGTGTTAAGATGAGACACATCATATAAGCAGTTAGAAACGTTGAGGATAAAATTAAATTCATTTGCAGCTTACATCAGCTGCATCGTCATTGTCTTCGGTCTTAGTGTTTGCGGATTCCTGACAAGGAGAAAACAGAGTAGTTAGTACTGGATTTAGCGTAGGAGGCAGTATAACAAACAGAAGATGTTTGCATATATACCTCCTCAAGCCTCTTCTTCTCGGCCTCATCAAAGGCGGCCTTCTCAGCCTGCAAGGCAGAGAGTCATTGACTTACCTCTCTACATCAAACATCTAAAACGAAACAAAACTGAAAATGAAACAAAACTTAAACTGCTCGTGATAAGATGGCATACATCCTTGTGCTTGCCCCAGGTCTCCTCCGCGAACTTCTTGGCGTACTCAGGGTCATCAGTGATCAGGATGTTGTCGAACAGAGTTCCTGATTTAACCTagtgccggtcgaaggagaaatcaATATCAGTGGTCCCAACAAAAGCTTCACAATGTGCTATGCTAACCATGCTTCACAGAACTTGTGAAGCACTAACCTGCCACAGCTCAATGCCAATGTGCTTCAGGCTGTCAAAAGCGTAGATGTAAGGATCGTCCTTGTACTCTGCACGAACAAAGGGAAAGAAGATCATATGAGCTTTGATGTTTCACTGAATTAGTTGAGCAAAAAAGATAACTGCACAGCAGTTAATCTGAATGTACAACAGTGGGCAAGCTCAGTTTACCTGGGTTGTCGATCAAAGGTGCCTTCCATTTTCCCTTGAAATTAGGGTTCTTGATTTTCTGAATACAGTCTCATGTCAGAACTTGTAATGCACATTGCTACCTGTCTAGAACAATTAAGTAACTAGTCATGCTGTCATAGTTATACCTTTTGGATCCATGGTCCCTTGTACTCCGGGTTTGGGATGGTTGGAGCTGTCCATTCACCATCTTCCTCATCATCCCAGTCCTCAGGCTGCCATGTATGTAATATTGACCAATGTGAGAAATTGCATACAAGAGGCAACAGAACACAAAGTAAAACTGTTTTAAGAATGGGGAAATGTGCACCTTCGTTGCATCAGGTTCAGTGATTTCCTTGGGAATGTCATCATACCCCTGCAAACAATCTGAGTCAGACAGGAAACCACTAGAGGCAAAGCATCAAAGACAAACAACAGTTTATAACAAGAATGTGGAAACTCATGTTGTGCAGTTAGGATTGTCTAATGGACACTTTGCATCCGTAGATTTGTGAGACACAACACAGAATATAATGAACAGTTCGGCTTAGCTCAGTATTATGGCATTGGCCAAAATCAATACTCATGCTACAACATTATTATCATCCAAATTGTGCAGCAACAAAGGGAAAGCTACCTCTGGCTTCTTGTCCTCGGGGTCAGGAAGGAACTCCTCGTCCTCCCAGTCCTCTGGCTGCAACCATCAGCACACAATGTTATATTAACGACTTATCACATCTGTCACAAAAACACCATAACCATGGCTACCAACGACGGATTATCTCTGAACCTCACCTTCTTGGCATTAGGATCCCTCTTCTTCTT comes from Triticum aestivum cultivar Chinese Spring chromosome 5B, IWGSC CS RefSeq v2.1, whole genome shotgun sequence and encodes:
- the LOC123114118 gene encoding calreticulin isoform X2, whose product is MAVLARSAAAVAALALALLVSAVAGEVFFQEKFDDGWEDRWVKSEWKKEDNTAGEWNHTSGKWNGDADDKGIQTSEDYRFYAISAQYPELRNKDKTLVLQFSVKHEQDLDCGGGYIKLLPADVDQKKFGGETPYSIMFGPDICGYATKKVHAILTKNGKNHLIKKEVPCETDQLTHVYTLILRPDATYSILIDNVEKQSGSVYDDWDILPAKKKRDPNAKKPEDWEDEEFLPDPEDKKPEGYDDIPKEITEPDATKPEDWDDEEDGEWTAPTIPNPEYKGPWIQKKIKNPNFKGKWKAPLIDNPEYKDDPYIYAFDSLKHIGIELWQVKSGTLFDNILITDDPEYAKKFAEETWGKHKDAEKAAFDEAEKKRLEEESANTKTEDNDDAADEDEGKAAGASDEENKDASGDEEISKDASSSSDKKDEL
- the LOC123114118 gene encoding calreticulin isoform X1; translation: MAVLARSAAAVAALALALLVSAVAGEVFFQEKFDDGWEDRWVKSEWKKEDNTAGEWNHTSGKWNGDADDKGIQTSEDYRFYAISAQYPELRNKDKTLVLQFSVKHEQDLDCGGGYIKLLPADVDQKKFGGETPYSIMFGPDICGYATKKVHAILTKNGKNHLIKKEVPCETDQLTHVYTLILRPDATYSILIDNVEKQSGSVYDDWDILPAKKKRDPNAKKPEDWEDEEFLPDPEDKKPEGYDDIPKEITEPDATKPEDWDDEEDGEWTAPTIPNPEYKGPWIQKKIKNPNFKGKWKAPLIDNPEYKDDPYIYAFDSLKHIGIELWQVKSGTLFDNILITDDPEYAKKFAEETWGKHKDAEKAAFDEAEKKRLEEESANTKTEDNDDAADQEDEGKAAGASDEENKDASGDEEISKDASSSSDKKDEL